One Gimesia aquarii DNA segment encodes these proteins:
- a CDS encoding alpha/beta hydrolase, with amino-acid sequence MKRFMMIMFLISGMQLSILSFANAREPDAIIDIWPGRAPGETTRETGRPLPRRPSENPPATRVKNITRPQLHVFQPPAEKRNGTAVLIFPGGGYSYVVTDKEGSEAAEWLNQLGITALVVHYRTKQQKTPTPQTNQKLPPFSERPLQDGQRALSLVRKRAKEWGIKPDQIGVIGFSAGGQAASLVTTRFKDRSYKPQDKVDDVSCRPDFSLLIYPWRLLDEKTGKLNEVITVSKKTPPTFLAHAHNDSATPLSSIQFYTALKQNGVGAELHIYETGGHGYGMRPVENSNVDTFPSRAEDWLRQRALIPSRKH; translated from the coding sequence ATGAAGCGGTTCATGATGATCATGTTTCTCATCTCTGGCATGCAGCTGAGCATACTAAGTTTTGCTAATGCACGTGAACCAGATGCAATCATCGACATCTGGCCGGGGCGTGCTCCTGGCGAGACAACGCGTGAGACAGGCAGACCACTTCCCAGACGCCCTAGTGAAAATCCTCCAGCGACGCGCGTCAAGAATATTACACGGCCTCAGTTACATGTCTTTCAACCTCCTGCTGAAAAACGAAACGGAACGGCGGTTTTGATCTTTCCTGGTGGCGGATATAGTTACGTGGTGACGGACAAAGAAGGTTCCGAGGCGGCTGAATGGCTGAATCAATTAGGTATTACGGCACTTGTCGTTCATTATCGCACAAAACAACAAAAAACACCCACTCCTCAGACCAATCAGAAATTACCTCCTTTTTCAGAGCGGCCACTTCAAGACGGACAACGGGCGTTGAGCCTGGTTCGCAAGCGCGCTAAAGAATGGGGCATCAAGCCCGATCAGATTGGTGTGATCGGCTTTTCTGCGGGGGGGCAGGCAGCGTCGCTTGTCACGACCCGGTTTAAAGATCGCTCCTATAAACCACAAGACAAGGTCGATGACGTCTCTTGCCGCCCCGATTTTAGCTTGTTGATTTATCCCTGGCGGCTGCTCGATGAAAAAACGGGGAAGCTGAATGAAGTGATCACCGTTTCGAAAAAGACCCCACCCACATTTCTTGCGCACGCTCACAACGATAGCGCCACTCCGCTAAGTAGCATCCAGTTTTATACCGCGTTAAAGCAGAACGGTGTGGGGGCTGAACTACACATTTATGAAACGGGAGGGCACGGTTACGGGATGCGGCCAGTTGAAAATTCTAACGTCGATACTTTTCCAAGTCGCGCCGAAGACTGGCTTCGCCAAAGGGCACTTATTCCCTCCAGGAAACATTAG
- a CDS encoding DUF1501 domain-containing protein, with amino-acid sequence MNDQIIKQAMDVSRRYFLGRGAGVSLGAMALGLLEQSKSLHADQKTALGLADLPHKPPRAKNVIFLTQSGGPSQIELFDHKPGLMKWAGKELPESVRRGQRLTTMTANQKQLIMPSRTKFKRYGESGATLGEWLPYHGEVADELCFIKSMVTDQINHAPAMTKFLTGHQLAGRPSIGAWTSYGLGSENRNLPDYLVLISKMKRPSDQPLYDHYWGSGFLPSRYQGVKLRNSKEPVLYLRDPDGLPRKIRRGMLNGIAELNQMRLKETGDPEIETRIRQYEMAWRMQSSIPELNDLSDEPESTFELYGPDSRRPGSYAANCVLARRLIERGVRFVQLFHPDWDHHSRLGSWCVARCRDTDQASAALVKDLKQRGLLDDTLVVWGGEFGRGVAGQGKWNSPEGGRDHHPRCFTMWLAGGGVKSGMTYGTTDDFSYNVAENPVHVRDLHATVLHLLGIDHERFSYRHQGLDFKLTGVEPSNIIKEILA; translated from the coding sequence ATGAATGATCAAATCATAAAACAGGCAATGGATGTTTCCCGCCGTTATTTTTTGGGACGCGGTGCCGGAGTGAGTTTGGGAGCCATGGCTCTGGGTCTATTAGAACAGTCAAAATCTCTACACGCGGATCAAAAGACGGCTCTCGGCCTGGCGGATTTGCCCCATAAACCTCCCCGCGCCAAGAACGTGATTTTTCTCACGCAATCAGGTGGTCCTTCACAGATAGAACTGTTCGACCATAAACCGGGACTGATGAAGTGGGCCGGCAAGGAGCTTCCTGAGAGTGTGCGACGCGGACAACGACTCACAACAATGACAGCGAATCAAAAACAATTGATTATGCCTTCGCGTACCAAGTTCAAGCGTTATGGAGAAAGTGGTGCGACACTCGGAGAGTGGCTGCCTTACCATGGAGAGGTGGCCGACGAACTCTGTTTTATTAAATCGATGGTGACCGATCAGATTAACCATGCCCCCGCAATGACGAAATTCCTCACAGGGCATCAACTCGCAGGCCGACCATCAATTGGTGCCTGGACCAGCTATGGTCTGGGGAGTGAGAATCGGAATCTGCCCGATTATCTGGTTTTGATTTCCAAGATGAAGCGTCCCAGCGATCAGCCACTTTACGATCATTACTGGGGCAGCGGTTTTTTGCCATCCCGCTATCAAGGAGTCAAACTTCGCAATTCGAAAGAGCCCGTGCTTTATCTCCGTGATCCGGATGGACTCCCCCGCAAAATAAGACGAGGAATGTTGAATGGTATTGCCGAATTGAATCAGATGCGTCTCAAAGAAACGGGTGACCCGGAAATTGAAACGCGGATTCGTCAGTATGAGATGGCCTGGCGGATGCAGTCCAGTATTCCCGAGTTAAATGATCTGAGTGATGAACCGGAATCCACATTTGAGCTCTATGGACCCGATTCGCGTCGTCCGGGTAGCTATGCCGCCAACTGTGTGCTGGCCCGACGACTGATCGAACGCGGAGTGCGGTTCGTGCAGTTGTTTCATCCGGACTGGGATCATCACAGCCGTCTGGGGTCATGGTGTGTGGCTCGTTGTCGCGATACGGATCAGGCCAGCGCGGCGTTGGTCAAAGATCTCAAACAACGTGGGTTGTTGGATGATACATTGGTCGTTTGGGGCGGTGAATTCGGTCGGGGAGTGGCCGGTCAGGGTAAGTGGAACAGTCCCGAAGGGGGCCGCGATCATCATCCCCGCTGTTTCACAATGTGGCTGGCAGGTGGGGGTGTCAAGTCAGGCATGACTTATGGTACCACCGATGATTTCAGTTACAACGTTGCTGAAAACCCGGTTCATGTTCGAGACCTGCATGCCACGGTGTTGCACCTGCTTGGTATCGATCATGAACGTTTTTCGTATCGACATCAGGGTCTTGATTTCAAACTGACGGGTGTTGAACCGTCGAATATCATAAAGGAAATTCTGGCATGA
- a CDS encoding PSD1 and planctomycete cytochrome C domain-containing protein: MYDFACLMISSLGYPSVLKPIASLFKPLIIVFVLLTFDKICLAGEVNFSRDILPILSDRCFHCHGPDPTHREADLRLDQQEEATQDRDGTTAIVPGKPEASELFARITTSDPDLLMPPPDSHRKKLTKKQIATLKKWIAEGAEWGRHWAFEKPLKTELVNQELNPIDEFVQRKLAEEGLKLSQLASKRTLIRRLSFDLTGLPPTSEEVESFVNDESKNAYLKLVNRLLKSKHYGERMAMWWLDLARYSDTDGFQGDATRTNWPWRDWVVESFNENKPFDQFTIEQFAGDLLPNATPEQKLATCFHRNHMTNGEGGRDPEESRIDYVIDRVNTTGTVWLGLTLGCCQCHSHKFDPISQADYYSLFAFFNSIDEDGKAGTRAKPYLKFKSPFGKQAIQEALQVVDERRPLEAAARKQAEREFEPWLVKQTDLVQQGFQSWHLPQTRSLNSIEGTVLTQEANGTVQTSGPNPRQDDYRLIASTNLPRVTGLRLEVFPHASHTDGKLTRGANGEFILTDVKLQVRRQGSSQLRDIEIASAVADVEKNAKGRKYGKIKDTLDDDPRNGWTTESHDPKQRHMAVFALKEPLVLDDQEELIFVMLHRSTVGNANIGRFRVMLTDQPGQAVRSLDPMPLEELAAVKSGQDSKIDAKLRKRLLNQFLVDHAAYQKRKANLDRANAQLSKVKKAAGDLNVMVLAERKEPRKTFILERGVWDKHGKEVVRSVPKTIFPLPKEKTKDRLDLARWLVSRENPLTARVVANHLWQMCFGMGLVRTPGDFGLQGERPTHPEVIDWLAVELMEHDWDLQHILRLIVTSQTYQQSSNVSPALLARDPENRLLARGPRFRLPSWMIHDAALRASGLLNPVLGGPPVMPYQPEGVWAEMFMGRYRYEPSQGATQYRRSLYAFWRRSSAPTFLFDSAQRRVCEVRPRRTNTPLQALTLLNDLSVLESSRELARTAMAKETTISNRLDLIARRILSRPLDKREQAVLEREFQMSHKHYRSQPQDAFKLLDVGQPPNKSKVDPGELAAYMVIASMVFNLDEAITHE, encoded by the coding sequence GTGTATGACTTTGCCTGCCTCATGATTTCTTCACTTGGATATCCTTCTGTTTTGAAACCAATTGCCAGTCTTTTCAAACCATTAATAATCGTTTTCGTCTTATTGACTTTTGATAAGATCTGCCTGGCGGGTGAAGTGAACTTCAGTCGTGATATTCTTCCGATTCTGTCCGACCGCTGTTTTCATTGTCATGGTCCTGACCCCACTCATCGAGAAGCGGACTTGCGTCTTGATCAACAGGAAGAGGCGACTCAGGATCGTGATGGAACGACTGCCATCGTTCCAGGAAAACCAGAGGCGAGTGAATTATTTGCCAGGATTACAACCAGTGATCCTGATCTCTTAATGCCACCCCCCGACTCTCATCGGAAAAAGTTAACAAAGAAACAAATTGCGACGCTTAAAAAATGGATCGCCGAGGGAGCAGAGTGGGGCAGGCATTGGGCATTTGAGAAACCGTTGAAAACAGAGTTGGTAAATCAGGAACTCAATCCGATTGATGAGTTCGTCCAACGTAAACTGGCCGAGGAGGGTTTAAAGCTTTCACAACTGGCATCAAAACGAACACTCATTCGGCGGCTTTCTTTTGACCTGACCGGATTGCCTCCGACTTCCGAAGAGGTAGAGTCTTTCGTCAATGATGAATCTAAAAATGCCTACCTGAAGCTCGTAAACCGTTTGCTGAAATCAAAACATTATGGCGAGCGGATGGCAATGTGGTGGCTTGATCTCGCGCGTTATTCTGACACTGATGGCTTTCAGGGCGATGCCACGCGTACCAACTGGCCGTGGCGGGACTGGGTTGTGGAATCGTTCAATGAAAATAAACCGTTCGATCAATTCACGATCGAGCAATTTGCAGGCGATTTATTACCGAATGCCACGCCGGAACAGAAGTTGGCTACCTGTTTTCATCGCAACCATATGACTAATGGTGAAGGGGGCCGCGATCCGGAGGAATCGCGAATCGATTATGTGATTGATCGGGTCAATACCACAGGAACAGTCTGGCTGGGATTGACACTCGGTTGCTGCCAATGTCACTCTCACAAGTTTGATCCGATTTCACAAGCTGACTATTACAGTCTGTTTGCGTTCTTCAACAGTATTGATGAGGATGGCAAAGCAGGCACGCGGGCGAAGCCTTATCTCAAATTTAAATCGCCGTTCGGCAAGCAAGCGATTCAAGAAGCGCTGCAGGTGGTAGATGAACGAAGACCATTGGAAGCTGCTGCTCGAAAACAGGCAGAACGAGAGTTTGAACCGTGGTTGGTTAAACAAACCGATTTAGTACAGCAAGGGTTTCAGTCTTGGCATCTGCCTCAAACCAGATCGTTGAACTCAATCGAAGGAACAGTTCTCACGCAAGAAGCGAATGGCACGGTTCAAACCAGTGGGCCGAATCCAAGACAGGATGATTATCGCTTAATTGCTTCCACGAATTTACCACGTGTCACGGGCTTGCGGCTGGAAGTCTTTCCGCATGCTTCGCACACGGATGGAAAATTAACCCGTGGTGCAAATGGTGAATTTATTTTGACTGATGTCAAGCTTCAGGTGCGTCGTCAGGGGAGTTCTCAGTTACGCGATATTGAAATCGCCAGCGCTGTTGCCGATGTTGAGAAGAATGCCAAAGGCCGTAAGTACGGAAAAATCAAAGACACGCTGGATGATGATCCCCGTAATGGTTGGACGACGGAATCGCATGATCCGAAGCAGCGACATATGGCCGTTTTTGCATTAAAGGAACCGTTGGTACTGGACGATCAGGAAGAGTTGATCTTCGTGATGTTACATCGTTCGACAGTCGGTAACGCGAACATTGGGAGATTTCGTGTGATGCTGACGGATCAGCCTGGTCAGGCAGTGCGGTCGCTGGATCCGATGCCCCTAGAAGAATTGGCAGCAGTCAAGTCGGGTCAGGATTCAAAAATTGATGCGAAGTTGAGAAAGAGACTGTTGAATCAGTTTCTCGTTGATCACGCAGCATATCAGAAGAGGAAAGCAAACCTGGATCGCGCGAATGCGCAACTCTCCAAGGTGAAAAAAGCGGCGGGTGACCTGAATGTAATGGTTTTAGCAGAGAGAAAGGAACCGCGCAAAACATTTATCCTGGAACGGGGCGTCTGGGATAAACATGGAAAAGAAGTGGTTCGCTCGGTACCAAAAACCATTTTTCCGCTACCGAAAGAAAAAACAAAGGATCGGCTTGATCTCGCGCGTTGGTTAGTCTCCCGTGAGAACCCATTAACAGCGCGGGTGGTTGCCAATCATTTATGGCAGATGTGTTTTGGTATGGGACTCGTGCGGACGCCGGGAGATTTTGGCTTACAGGGAGAACGGCCTACTCATCCTGAAGTGATTGACTGGTTAGCGGTAGAGTTGATGGAACACGATTGGGATTTACAGCATATCCTGCGTCTGATCGTGACCAGTCAGACCTATCAACAAAGCAGCAACGTTTCCCCCGCATTATTAGCCCGCGATCCGGAGAATCGACTGCTGGCGCGCGGACCCCGGTTTCGTCTCCCAAGTTGGATGATTCACGATGCGGCGCTACGAGCCAGCGGATTATTGAATCCGGTGTTGGGAGGCCCACCCGTCATGCCTTATCAACCTGAAGGAGTTTGGGCGGAAATGTTTATGGGACGCTATCGTTATGAACCCAGCCAAGGAGCCACTCAATATCGGCGCAGCTTGTATGCGTTCTGGCGACGATCGAGTGCACCAACATTTTTGTTTGATAGTGCACAACGTCGTGTGTGTGAAGTGCGTCCACGAAGAACAAATACCCCCTTGCAGGCTCTGACATTACTGAATGATTTGAGTGTCTTGGAATCCTCACGCGAGTTGGCCCGGACTGCGATGGCAAAAGAGACGACCATTTCAAACCGGCTTGATTTGATCGCTCGTCGCATTTTGTCCCGACCTTTGGACAAGCGAGAACAAGCTGTTTTGGAGCGAGAATTTCAAATGTCACACAAACATTATCGAAGTCAACCACAGGATGCATTCAAACTATTGGATGTGGGGCAACCGCCAAATAAAAGCAAAGTTGATCCTGGCGAGCTTGCCGCATATATGGTCATTGCGAGTATGGTCTTTAATCTGGATGAGGCAATTACCCATGAATGA
- a CDS encoding DUF1559 domain-containing protein, whose protein sequence is MDHLVRRKAFTLIELLVVIAIIAILIALLLPAVQQAREAARRSQCKNNMKQLGLAFHNYHDNFNMLPTGYFHSYGYISGWVPRIFPYIEEAARYNAIDNLGELTRVQPYRFTTPPHNGDINLYTDPITVLICPSSEIGERAGDYTTGWGGNPGNDASLHYRGNAGSVDVGLVNGTNSSRHYVTSGVLYPRHKTRFRDITDGTTNTFLLGELSSYIGWSGAKGGWDDIAPWTWASYAYGSPAGNDGYLMLDTKAVQYPIGSGNHSQYGVGWRSQHVGGAHMLLCDGSVRFLSASLNLDLLKAIATRSTGEVLGEF, encoded by the coding sequence ATGGACCATTTAGTGAGAAGAAAGGCGTTTACGTTAATTGAATTATTGGTCGTGATTGCCATCATCGCAATTCTCATCGCTCTACTCTTACCGGCGGTACAACAAGCCCGTGAAGCGGCTCGGCGGTCACAGTGCAAAAACAATATGAAACAACTCGGTCTTGCTTTCCACAACTACCATGACAATTTTAATATGCTCCCAACAGGGTATTTCCATAGCTATGGATACATCAGTGGGTGGGTACCACGCATTTTCCCATATATTGAAGAGGCAGCTCGTTACAATGCGATAGATAATTTAGGTGAATTGACTAGAGTTCAGCCTTACCGCTTTACAACTCCACCGCACAATGGTGACATCAATCTCTATACCGATCCCATCACTGTATTGATATGCCCTTCGTCAGAAATTGGAGAGCGTGCAGGAGACTATACAACAGGATGGGGTGGCAATCCCGGAAATGATGCTTCCTTGCACTACCGAGGAAATGCAGGATCAGTGGATGTCGGATTAGTCAATGGAACTAATTCCAGTCGGCATTATGTCACATCTGGCGTCCTCTATCCCCGTCACAAAACTCGCTTCAGAGATATAACCGATGGCACAACCAATACTTTTTTGCTAGGTGAATTATCAAGTTACATTGGATGGAGCGGCGCAAAAGGTGGCTGGGACGATATTGCTCCCTGGACATGGGCTTCATATGCTTACGGAAGCCCTGCAGGTAACGATGGTTATTTAATGTTGGATACAAAGGCGGTTCAATATCCAATTGGATCAGGTAATCATTCACAATATGGAGTTGGATGGCGCAGCCAACACGTAGGAGGTGCTCACATGCTTCTCTGTGATGGAAGTGTACGATTCCTGTCAGCAAGTTTGAACCTGGACCTTCTTAAAGCGATTGCAACGCGGTCAACTGGTGAAGTCCTCGGAGAGTTTTAA
- a CDS encoding ABC transporter ATP-binding protein: MSTNSHSSRKQFEQYKTEFHEEHAPQQGKKSSKRERSSWELVRSFFDLLKLHRWSVILSLVTLTIATLLALIPPAATKFVVDYVLDKNPLPPMTPQWIPHDPWPLLVFITISVILISMIRIGLQIWGRWHATRVTKLIQMKVRKDVFAQAVRLPLHRIQELKSGGAASILREDAGSVGELVFGMLYNPWRAIIQLLGSLIILAWVDWRLLLGALFLVPMVYLTHRTWISRIRPQHRKIRAQRVNVDGLATESFGGMRVVRAFGRQRSETSRILRGNHLMGRQELYAWWWSRLIEIVWETVIPVASACLLLYGGWQVLQGQLTLGDLVMFLAYLLMLLGPLAVLAQSAAQFQNSLSGFDRVLDLLAEPREMESSTARTIGKSEISGRITFENVSFQYPSSEQFALQDISIEVEPGETIALVGPSGAGKTTFCNLVARFYDPTTGRVLLDSSDLTELDVESYRNHIGVVEQDVFLFDGTVADNIGYGDRHTIDEEILHAAEISNAHEFIKDLPNGYHTLIGERGVKLSGGQRQRLAIARAILADPRILIFDEATSNLDTESERLIQASLTSLMQDRTCFVIAHRLSTITHADRIVLFEAGRITEIGTHDDLMEADGKYREMVLLQTSPAEVS; encoded by the coding sequence ATGAGTACGAATTCGCATTCCAGTCGTAAACAATTCGAACAATACAAAACAGAATTTCATGAAGAACATGCTCCCCAACAGGGCAAAAAATCTTCAAAACGAGAACGTTCTTCATGGGAACTGGTACGCAGCTTCTTCGATCTACTCAAATTGCATCGCTGGTCCGTCATTCTCTCATTGGTCACCTTGACCATCGCCACACTCCTGGCACTTATTCCTCCTGCTGCAACGAAATTTGTCGTCGATTATGTTCTGGATAAAAACCCACTCCCTCCGATGACGCCTCAGTGGATTCCTCATGACCCCTGGCCACTATTGGTCTTTATCACGATTAGCGTCATATTGATTTCAATGATTCGTATCGGATTGCAAATCTGGGGGCGCTGGCACGCGACTCGCGTAACCAAACTCATTCAAATGAAAGTAAGAAAAGACGTATTTGCACAAGCAGTTCGTCTCCCCTTGCATCGTATTCAGGAATTAAAATCAGGTGGGGCGGCCAGTATCCTGCGTGAAGATGCCGGCAGTGTAGGTGAACTGGTTTTTGGGATGCTCTATAACCCCTGGCGTGCCATCATCCAATTATTGGGGAGCTTAATCATTCTGGCGTGGGTAGACTGGCGATTACTCCTGGGGGCACTGTTTCTGGTCCCCATGGTTTACCTGACGCATCGTACGTGGATCAGTCGAATTCGACCACAGCATCGCAAAATCAGGGCGCAACGCGTCAACGTCGATGGTTTGGCAACAGAATCATTTGGTGGTATGAGAGTCGTCCGCGCCTTTGGCAGACAGCGTTCAGAAACAAGCCGCATTTTACGCGGGAACCATTTGATGGGACGCCAGGAATTGTACGCCTGGTGGTGGTCGCGACTCATTGAAATCGTGTGGGAAACCGTGATCCCTGTCGCGTCGGCGTGCCTGCTTTTATATGGTGGCTGGCAGGTACTGCAAGGACAACTCACCTTAGGTGACCTGGTGATGTTTCTTGCCTATTTATTAATGTTACTGGGTCCCTTAGCGGTACTCGCTCAAAGCGCAGCTCAGTTCCAAAATAGTCTCTCCGGTTTTGACCGCGTGCTCGATCTATTAGCAGAACCCCGTGAAATGGAATCATCCACCGCGCGAACGATTGGCAAATCAGAGATTTCCGGACGGATCACGTTTGAAAATGTCAGTTTCCAATATCCCAGCTCAGAACAATTTGCGTTGCAGGATATCTCTATCGAAGTTGAACCGGGTGAAACCATTGCGCTCGTCGGTCCCAGTGGAGCCGGCAAAACCACGTTCTGCAATCTTGTCGCACGCTTCTATGATCCAACCACAGGACGTGTATTACTCGATAGTTCCGATTTAACAGAGCTTGATGTCGAAAGCTATCGTAATCACATTGGCGTCGTGGAACAGGATGTCTTTCTCTTTGATGGAACGGTGGCTGATAACATCGGCTACGGAGACCGCCACACCATTGACGAGGAAATACTACACGCTGCAGAAATTTCCAACGCGCATGAATTTATCAAAGACCTTCCCAACGGCTACCACACATTAATTGGTGAACGCGGCGTCAAGCTAAGTGGAGGACAAAGACAACGGCTGGCCATTGCCCGTGCGATTCTGGCAGATCCACGTATTTTAATTTTTGATGAAGCGACGAGTAATCTCGACACAGAAAGTGAACGATTAATCCAGGCGAGTCTGACTTCATTAATGCAGGATCGTACCTGTTTTGTAATTGCACACAGACTCAGCACAATTACGCATGCGGACCGCATCGTTCTATTTGAAGCAGGACGTATTACGGAAATTGGCACTCATGATGATCTTATGGAAGCAGACGGAAAATATCGCGAGATGGTTCTGCTACAAACCAGCCCCGCTGAAGTCAGCTAA
- a CDS encoding cytochrome-c peroxidase, protein MKLLHHGRYALLLKFSLALGISISATQYKIDQQGVAYAGETKQPPAKKSNKVLLGTDDLTSGIPGKGPLTVKEIKEWLSQPENHEILEVSLPLGLSAGTAQIVGLKENPLTRAKIELGRQLYFDTRLSADNTVSCASCHHPDEGYGRRTQFGVGIKGLQGGRNSPVSYNRILSGAQFWDGRAASLEEQAVGPIANPIEMGNTHENAVKTVKEIPGYQIQFDKIFKEGVTIDNIGKAIASFERTLVTGPSPFDFQEQLRPFLKMDKEDLEDLEEEYKATLALTKANPMSKSALRGRTLFFSEKVNCAACHLGPNLADEKYHNLGVGMTVKNPDLGRYVVTKQEKDKGAFKTPTIRNVALSAPYMHDGAFETLEEVVEHYNKGGHPNPYLSDKVKKLNLSDQDKKDLVEFMKACTGAFPKVESGRLPQ, encoded by the coding sequence ATGAAATTATTGCATCATGGTCGGTATGCTTTGTTATTGAAGTTCAGTCTCGCTTTGGGTATTTCAATCAGCGCAACTCAATATAAAATCGACCAGCAAGGGGTTGCTTACGCTGGAGAAACGAAACAGCCACCAGCCAAAAAGTCTAACAAGGTGCTGTTAGGCACGGATGATCTGACATCCGGTATTCCAGGGAAAGGCCCGTTAACTGTCAAAGAAATTAAGGAATGGTTGAGTCAACCAGAAAATCATGAAATTCTGGAAGTAAGTTTGCCACTCGGCCTCAGTGCGGGAACCGCACAAATTGTAGGCCTCAAAGAAAATCCGCTCACCAGAGCAAAAATAGAACTGGGCAGACAACTTTATTTCGATACTCGGCTCTCCGCAGACAATACCGTTAGTTGTGCCAGTTGCCATCATCCAGACGAAGGATACGGGCGTCGAACTCAATTCGGTGTCGGTATTAAAGGATTGCAAGGGGGACGTAACTCTCCTGTCAGCTACAACCGCATTCTCAGTGGTGCACAATTCTGGGATGGTCGTGCCGCTTCATTGGAAGAACAGGCAGTCGGCCCCATCGCCAATCCGATAGAAATGGGAAATACGCACGAAAATGCTGTAAAAACAGTCAAAGAGATTCCTGGCTACCAGATACAGTTCGACAAAATTTTCAAAGAGGGAGTGACGATTGACAATATCGGCAAAGCCATCGCTTCCTTCGAGCGAACCCTGGTCACAGGCCCGTCACCCTTTGATTTTCAGGAACAACTGCGTCCGTTCCTGAAAATGGACAAAGAAGATCTTGAGGATCTGGAAGAGGAATACAAGGCTACTTTAGCATTAACCAAAGCAAACCCGATGTCAAAAAGTGCTTTGCGGGGACGTACGTTATTTTTTAGTGAAAAGGTAAACTGTGCTGCCTGCCATTTAGGACCGAATCTGGCAGACGAAAAATATCATAACCTCGGCGTGGGAATGACAGTCAAGAATCCTGATTTGGGGCGTTATGTTGTTACCAAACAGGAAAAAGATAAAGGTGCTTTCAAAACGCCCACCATTCGTAATGTGGCTCTAAGCGCTCCCTATATGCACGATGGAGCTTTTGAAACTCTGGAGGAAGTTGTTGAGCACTACAACAAGGGAGGCCACCCGAACCCTTATCTCAGCGACAAAGTCAAAAAACTGAACCTCTCAGATCAGGATAAAAAAGATCTGGTCGAGTTTATGAAGGCCTGTACTGGTGCGTTCCCCAAAGTAGAATCCGGACGGTTACCTCAATAA